The window TAATATATGCAACTAAATGTTTCCCCACCTCACTGGATTATTTTTACCTGGTGAAGTGAGAATAGTAAACAAACAACTCAAactgtacaaataaacatttcaggCATTCCACCCCAAAAAATCTGTGACTAATACCCTTCTTTTCAATGACAGTCACAAGCCTTCCATTCATTCAGTCAGTTTCTTGATCTGTTGACCATCAACTTTTTGTGCCGCAGCAACCAGAGCCTCCCAGACACCGCTCAGAGCGGTGTGCTGACTTCCTTCACAGTAAATCTCCTGTTTAAGACGGGCCCACATTTTTTCAATAGGGTTAAGGTCAGATGAGGAAGGGGGCCATGTCAATATTCTTTCATCTTTAAAGCCTTTACTGGCTAGCCACGCAGGGGAGTACTTCGATGCATGCGGTGGAGCATTGTCCTGCAGAAAATCCTGGTCTTTGTGGAAGATGCAGACTTCCTCCTGTACCACTGATGGAAGAAAGGGTTTTTTCTAAAATCTGACTTTAGGTTTGGGAATTGATTTTGAGTCCAACTTCAACCCGAAAGGTCCAGCGCATCTTTCATAATACCAGCCCATACCTGAGTCGAAGTGGAGCTTTGTGCCTGTCCCTGATCCAGCCACAGGCCCATCCATCTGGTCTGTCAAGTTTTCCCTGAGGGAAAGAAGCTGCCTCATAATTATGCACACTTGATATAGGGTGTTGATCCCTCTTtcattacacaaatacacatcacCTGATGTAATTAAATCCAATACTTATTCAAGTTTATACAGCTTGGAGttggaaaatatgaataaaaatgatgataGGGTCAAAATACTCACATCCCTAATATTCTGCACACAGTGTTATATTAGAAGTACACACAAATAGAAGTATACAGTCACAGCATATCAAGCTACCAATACTAATGCAAATGATAGGAGAGGCAAATTACTGTGGGCTTGGTTTCAAATGGAAGTATGGAGAATGTTGACTTGTGCTGTTTTTTAGGCAGATATCATGCTGCTCTGATACAAATCCAGAATACGCTGCGGGAGGTGCTTGCCAAAAAGCAGTTGGAGAAGGATGACCTTGAACAGAAATTACGGTCAGTTTAGGATTTCTTACATCCAGGATTTAAGTGAAGCATTGCAAACCAGAGCAAAACATATTGTGTAAAATGGCAAAAGGACATGACGTTCTTATAGTGCACGGCATAAGGTCTTTAAATGGAATTCCTTTCAAATGTCTTCTCAAAGGAATAATTCATCTCTCAAGTAAATAAACTTGATCAGCCGTGCAGACAGAGCAGTTTTCAATGACTGCAtagattatatatatttgtattatatttgttaGAACAAGCCACGGGGAAGCTTTTTGTGAGaaaattgatttgttttaacagaAAACTGAATTTCTTCACTTTTGATAAAGAAAATGACAACGAGCTAAAGTAATATTTGAGGATCaataatattgaattatttGCTTTTGCATAAACCAATTTCACTCTCAAATGCTTTACTGTGATCTGAGGACATGCTGAGTCTAAACAAAAGCCATCTTTACAGAGTGTGGAAATATCATAGTGGTCTTTACTGCATATCATCCCCtctttccatttcctgtctATCTCAAGCTGTATTTAATAAAGGCAGGAAAAGCTAAAACCAGATGGAAGTATagccaaaatacaaacaaaacacgGGTTTGGCAGTGGTCGGTTCAAACTTATATcaagatgtttttattgtattttgagaTGCATGTATTGCCATCTGGGGTGAATAGAGAGATGCTTTAACAGTCTCTATTCACCTCCACCTCTCTTTTTTGAAAGACACAACAGTAATCTAAAGCCTTTCTCCATTATCTTTTACTCAGCACAACACTTTTGAAATGACCAGCAGTACCGTTTGATTCTCTGCAGGACTCGGCTTGACCCCTTCCAGGACCGCATTCTGAGGCTTCGCCTTGTCTCCCTATCTTCAGGTCAGAGTACCTTGGTGGAGGTCCTCCAGAAGCAAAAACATATGGAAGAGGCGTATGTAACCGCCATGGCCAGACTGTCCAACAATCAGAGCAGTACAGGAGAGACACAGCAGCTGAATCACTTCTCCATTCCTGACCCTGAAGTTGGAGAAGCTCACAGCTCAGATCACAACGGCCAAAGACAGGAGAGCCATCGACCCGTTACACGGTCCACTTCATTCAGATCAGCAGCCTCGAACAATGCCAGGAACCCTACAGAGTCTTTGCTAACTGCCACACCCACTGATGTGCTGAATAAGAGAGCCCGTCGCCGTCGAAGCAACGCCCCTCAACCAGACCGATTAAAACTCTCTGACCTCATTCAGAGGGGAGTCATTCCCTCCGGAAGTGCTCTAGAGCTGGTGTTGAAGGTTAGGCAATGCTGTTCTCATTAAACCATTTATTAACCATGTTCTCTCTACAGTTGACTCCtgaccagtggtgtaaagtaactaagcacatttactcaagtactgtataaagtacaattttgagatacttgtactttacttgtatttcaatattttggtaaatggtgtacttttctccactacatgtatttagtcCCTTTAGTTACTCTACATATCTGgattaaatcagactgtagttcacctggagtaaatccagcagctaccctgcagtatacaaagccattcaaactagctgcacctttaccagctctgagaacactttaatgatcaatcattataaaacatatcagagatattattctgaaatggacctgACTTCGATATAACACTATATATCTAGGTCTTGTCTGATACCAAATCTTCGATGCTGATAAGGCACCGTAAAAACAGCTGTCCTAAAGCCTCCAACCTCGGTTTCGAGTACACGTAAGACCACCGTAGTCTCCTTAGGATGGCAACTCACAGCATAGCTTAAATCACCAGCTGCCGTTGTATCACTTATTTCGGGCACCAAAACGTTGCATGTCCGACTGCCAGGATATCAACGGAAATGTGGGGTGCAGTAGGTGTTGGTGGGCTGGTAGAACTCCAGTGCAGTCTGCTAAACTGCACCTGGAGGAGAAACCCTGTGTCGGTTGGGAGTCTCCATGTTCAGATCCCAAAATCCCTAACCCCCTTTTGGAAACTTTAGTAATGcaaattggaaaatgtaaagTACGAAGGATCAGGTGAAAAAAGGGTAAAGGCCTAAAACCAAGAGCTTAAGGCCCAAAGTTCTCCCAAGAAGCCAGAGCCCAAGCCAAGCCCCAAAGGCTCAAAGAAGCCTCAAGAACCTGTCCGCTTTGTGTGTCTCACGTACGCATATTCTGAGGAACACTTATTTCCCTAATACAAACTTATGCAAATCATATATGATTAACAATGGTAGATGTCATATAGACAGGATTTAATATACAGTGGTGGGTATCTTTAGTGGCAGGATTTTAGGTGAGGTCTGCCACGGCCACATCAACAGCAGATCTGTCTTCAGCACCAATCTGAAgaatgactgcttttactgtcgctactttaagtacatttgatgagaatactttgtactttcactggaggaacatttagaatgcaggacttttactgtgacagagtattcatacactctggtacttctacttttacttaaaatacTTTTAGTAAGTACTCCTCCCAGCTTTGCACCTGACACACTTATTTTCcaacaatctgaaaaaataGACACAATAACTTTCCTTATGACATGAAAGGTAAGAGGATAAGATAAGAAGctgaaattcagttttccactctgttattgtgtacacacacactacaaatacacacatgcacctggaggtgaactggcacctctccagctacccGTCCATGCCATGTATTTTTCAGTTCCTAAGcaggtccctacagactgagctactgccgcCTCAAATGATGTAACTATGGGAACATTTctgattacattacatgtttgcacaaatgtttgattttggCGACTTGTGACTTATTATCAGGACCCTTGACATTAACTTGCTGCAATTAGTTTGaatatacaaaacatgaatGCCTACCATCATCCCACAATGCTACAGCACAAGGTTCCCTtcctggtagacccccacaccCATACACTGGAATACCCCTAATGTGCAATAACTctgtttgaaaatataaaactttgTGCAATTTACATGAAAGTGCAATATACCCTCCTGCAATTTCACATTTATTACCATTGTCTGCGTATTGTGTTAATAATGACGTGTATCATTGTAtcataaaaaatgatttatttaaaataaagaagagcTAGTAGAACTAGAAGTAGCCTAAATATAAaccatagaaaaaaaacaccaagaaaaTTCAGTCATTACGTCTACCTATAATATATCGAgttgtatttcaaaatgtattgtaaccCTGTAATCATGTACATTTCTCTTGCAGGACAAacaaaggatttctgattctgagtttgtttcctctgcaggGTTGCTGGCACCTTGCTCTCCTGCTGGATGACGGCTCGATAAAGGACAGCAAAGGCAAGCTTCACCCGACCCCAGAAAGCTGGCTGGAGTTGATTCGCGGTAACAACATCCCTGTCAGCTCAGCGTATGCATCGGACAAGGTTAGACACCAGACTGCCTTCATACCATCGCTGCAGTCAGAACAGGAGAATAGCAGCATctatgttgtgtttattgttactAACAAACAGCCTGAAGCCTCTGGCCATGTGCGGACGGACTGTGTCGCCCTTCATTCGTTCCTAAGAGACAACAACAGGGGGTCCTGATGGAAAAGTAAAGAATCGCATCAGATTATTCTTGACAGCTGTGCAGTGTTTTGGCATCTGAGAGCCCTTGGAACTCATTGATCTATGACAGTGCCTGGCCTTCCTGGGTATGCCTTTAACTAGGGTTGGAAGGGTTACTTTAACCAGTCACATGTGATCTGTGAAAAATGTGATCtcagtatcaaaatataaaagtattgtaacctgattacttatttcaatatcaaatgcaatgcaaataaataaagagaaaataaataacaatcagaggttttttacttacatttatgGAACATTGTAaccttagaaaataaaaaaacaagatctgAAAAATGGAGTCATGGTTTACAGATGCTGTTTGAGCTTAATACATTAATCAAAAGCATagactgtatttgtgtttagtAAATCATGTGTCTACCTACTACATTAAAAATagatgtatttaaattaaagaagaaTTAAAGTAGCctcaatatttacattaaagaaaatgaattcaatacgtcttcaaaatgtattgtcactgtaatcctgctagtaatctcatttctttatttaaatgtgacattaatctgattatttattgttttatattcatcTACAGCTAAATGTATAttgctttggtgtataatgGTGCATGCATgaacacagtcaaataattcaaaatgaaatattgaattattataaaacaaaatattataaaaactcTTAGAAATCAAAAACTGTATctacaaaaacaaggaaatacGATAAGAATATGATACAATAATATGAACAAAGTGCTGTTTTTAAGTGGAGAAATTGTGCAGAAATGAGCAAAGGATTACATCACGGTCTACAAGGAAAGACACGGTGTTAATGTTTTACAAAGTGTCCATGGGAGTAGTTGATTTAACTCTTGTAGGACTCTAACTGTTGAATTAGAAGTCAAAGATAAACTATAAAGTGAATCCCAACCCTCAGAACAAAATGGGTTTTAGCTCCCAATAAATTAGGACCACACAGGTCGCTTAACAAACCTCAGTATTGTTTTGTGACTCTATGACGAAACTGGAGAAAAACCAAGCTGGCACAAAGGGAACATGCAAACTTCACGCAGAGGCTGCAGCCAACCAGCGGCCCTGCTGCCAAAGCCTGATCaatctttctccctctgtcagtgaaaacacatgaatgagCGCCTCTGTTGCACTGGGTGACATGTTCCTTCATTTGCACCAACATACCCACTGTACTTTTATTTCACCCAAACCTAACAAAAGCTCTATCTCACTAACTGTTGGTCCTAACCTCGGTGAGCCGTTGTTCagaaacttttaaataaatgaatgtcttCAGAGGCTTGGAGCTGCGAGCGACGGACAGAAGAATGGTTTTAATCTAAAAGAATTGTGCATCactcatttaaaacattatgcATATATGCATGATTTGAATATTTGCCTTTAAGGAAACATGGGCTTTTGCAGCGGACACTTTCTAAATCACTGAGTGAATAATCATTTAATCATGGAAACCAATTACAAAGTGGCAAACACAAAGGCAACACGAATAACTAAGGAAATCAAACTGAGCAGGTAGCATCAGCTCAGTACTTACACAAATGCATTGATATTTAAatctttgtatttaatttatttgggACAGTGAATCCATGGTGATTAAGCTGTTTATGTGGAACAAGGTTCACTTGTTTGCTGGTTCCTTCCTGCCAGTAAGGGTctgtggagacagacacagCATCAGGCTGTAAATTATTGAGTGTTTGCTGTAGAGCTGCACACCAGTCCTCTGTATCCTCCATCTCATTGAGAAAATTAAACAGGCCTGTGTAATGGCTGCTGCTGAAAGGCATTGGATCCGCCCTCAGGTATCACATATCCAACCCAGGAGACTTTGACTCTCATTAATAAATCACCATTCATGATCTGAGGTGTCAATGGTGTTAAAATATATCTGTGATGAACTCCTTCCCCTGTGCTTCCAGGTGATGCTCAGAGGCAAACCTTTGTCTTATTACTCATTGAACATGGAGGCTGAAGGAGACTCAGCGCAGGCTCCTCCCAGTGATCAACACTGCAGCGCTGCTTCTCCCCAGGAGGGGCTTATCCCAGGTCTGTTGTTCCTGTCTGctgcctaaccctaacccagccTCCCTTACACATACATCCGCCTGTGACATTTCACTCACAGCAACTCCAATAAGTGAAGAGGGCAGGCAGGCAGCCGCTGAACCGTGGCTTCTTCTGTGTCAATAATTAATCAGCCCCCTCCTACATCTCCCACCTGGAGTTTCACTCAGCACTGTTTCAACCAGCCTCATCAACATTAattgtacatttactttataaaaGGGACTTGATATGTAAAGCAAGGTTTTAAATGTCCTTTCCTGTTTCTGCAGAGGCAGCCAACCTGAGAAGAATGATAATGAACATCAAGATCGTCCATCTGGTGGGTGATGATGAATGGCTGCCAAGTGCTCAAATGGACTATTACTGGGAGAAGCTCTTAGAGAAAGACCCTGATGACTGGGGGGAATTATAATAATGATCCACACTTTGTCCAGTGCTGTTATTTCTGAGAAGTTAACTTGTTGAGTTTTACCTGTTTGATGACCCATGTCTTGTGCCCAATGTTACTTCCaatcacatttcaaatgtttgatttatagGTTTTGAATTGTAGAAGAAACACCCTTTTCAgtgtttctcattttctttGAGTATGTTTAAACCATGCTCAGGTACTTTTAAATGAGTTCAACTGCATTtaagcaaaaacacaataaatatttgatgaagctgtgtgtgtgtcagtcttgTGAGAGGCCCTGCACTGTTTACCGTACACATGGACACACTGATGATGGGGAGCTGTGTTACAGATATGAGAAACTGCCCCTTGGGTTAATCATTGGTGAGTGGGTGCTGAATGTATCAGGTGCTGGTGATGTGCTGCACGTGGCGGGGCAGTGGGCGGGctctccccccacccccgccGCTCCTCTCGGctccactcctctctgcagctccagtCCGCGATGGATCCCCGGACATAGCACACGGGACTCTGGTACTTCTTTACGCGTGTTGGGTGGAAAATTGCCTGCTGCCTCGCCTATCTTTAACTGATCATCAGTCGGTACCGTTGCCAGGGGTATATGCTTCCGGACAGAGTAGTGGTACAATATTGTGCTTCATCGTGTGATTCCAAATCTGTGAAAGACAGCCGTCCGGTGCTTAGCGCAGGAAATCATAACTTATCCACAAGGAGTCTGATTCCCGACTGGAATACTGCTCACCAGAGGTGGGAAGGAACTACATTTACccaagtactgtatttaagtgtAATGTTAAGAAACTTGtatctttacttgagtatttccatgttatgctacttcttctccacttcaattcagaggtaaatgatgtacttttactgcgctacatttattgaatacctttactttacagatctggattaatgatggtaaatataatcagcccttaaatcagactgtagttcacctgcagtaaatccagcagctaccctgcagtatacaaagccattcaaactagctgcacctttaccagctctgagaacactttaatgatcaataattataaaacatatcagagatattattctgaaatggaccaatcaaacaatgactacttttactgtcactactttaagtacatttagatgagagtactttctactttcactggaggaacatttagaatgcaggacttttactgtgacagagtattcctacactctggtacttctactttactcaagtacaagatctgagtacttctacttttactcaagtacaagatctgagtacttctacttttactaaagtataagacctgagtacttctacttttactcaagagcaagatctgagtacttctacttttactcaagtacaagatctgagtacttctacttttactcaagaacaagatctgagtacttctacttttactcaagaacaagatctgagtacttctacttttactcaagtgcaagatctgagtacttctacttttactcaagtacatgatctgagtacttctacttttactcaagtacaagatctgagtacttctacttttactcaagaacaagatctgagtacttctactttactcaagtacaagatctgagtacttctacttttactcgagtacaagatcagagtacttctacttttgctgaagtaaatgatctgagtacttctacttttactcaagtacaagatctgagtacttctacttttactcaagtacaagatctgagtacttctacttttactcaagtgcaagatctgagtacttctactttactcaagtacaagatctgagtgcttctacttttactcgagtacaagatcagagtacttctacttttgctgaagtaaatgatctgagtacttctacttttactcaagtacaagatctgagtacttctacttttactcaagtgcaagatctgagtacttctactttactcaagtacaagatctgagtacttctacttttactcgagtacaagatcagagtacttctacttttgctgaagtaaatgatctgagtacttctacttttactcaagtacaagatctgagtacttctacttttactcaagtacaagatctgagtacttctacttttactcaagtgcaagatctgagtacttctactttactcaagtacaagatctgagtacttctacttttactcgagtacaagatcagagtacttctacttttgctgaagtaaatgatctgagtacttctacttttgctgaAGTAAATGATCTGAGTACTCCCTCCTCTGCTCCCGTTATAGGTGTCCTTCACACTGAGGACTTAACCCCACCACTTTTTGAAACAGCTGATtatcactttttaaaagtataatttaTTAACAAGGCTCTGCTAAAGAGCTTGCATCAAGAAtctgaattaaaaaaggaaatattgaaAACGCTCCAGGAAACATTTGTTTAAGACAGCAGGTGATGCAATGTGAGTATAGAAGAAACTAAAATGCATtgtctaaaaaaaataattcttcTATTGATTCTTAAATAGCTAAAAATGCACGGAAGAGTGAGTTTAACAAGTTTTCAGTTGTCACTTGGTTCAAGATGCATTTGGGTAACTGTGCAAATAACAGTATTTTCACACTGTTGACTCAGCCTATGCTCGTTTGATGCACAGTTATGCATATTTTATCTACCTCATACCAATCACCCAAAGCACTTCTTAAAATCACtttctagaaaaataaaagggatatacgtatatgtatattataccttacttatatatgtatttattattaggATCTGTGGCATTTCTAGATAATGTTGTATCAAGTAGCACTTTACTGTTGTGGAAAACCAAGTTCTGAttgactttttgtaaaatatttaaataatttgactcttttttGACTTCAAAAGTGAGTCCACTAGTTTAATTTATGgagatgcattttgttaaaagtagcgtaagctgttaaataaattaaaagtggAATAAtattacatcattttaatcttaattgtagtggagtagaagtataaagtaacatgaaatactcaagtaaagtatctcaaacttgcacttaagtacagtacttaactATTACTTACGCCCCACCCTCTGCACACTTGTGTTGAATTCAgtcagtttgttgttgttatcacACCATTGTCCTTTTCCTGCCTTTTCTCCCCCTTACACTAAATATGCACATATGTTTCCTTGTGTTAAGGCTCTAATGTGGAACTGCAGGAGGAGTTTGCATAGCAGGAGAGCCGCTCAGAGACTACTTTAGAGAGCAAGGTAGGCTCAATAAGACCAGAAACAGCTACTACTACAATTGAGCTTCTTCCAAAACACAATTACCAGATTAAAATAAAGCCTCATAAAgtcaattatttgaaaaaatgtaagatCCAGTATAACTGTATGTCCCAAGACTGACTTTTAATGATTTACTTAGGATACCTCAAAGATCTAACATACACCTAAATACAATGTAAAGATACATTAACTTAACTCAGTTGTTTTGATTGGTTAAAATATTTGACTCTCTTAAATCACTTCTCACAATGTCCTGTTGTGCACCATGAGTGTCTtcctttcttgtctttttttatcccTTTGTTCCCAGAATGAAAATAAGATGTGCCTACTACACACATAGATTGAGACACAGGTGCTTCctgttctctctgtctttgcTGGCGGTGTGTCTGCTCAAGCTGGTCTACATTAAAGTGACAGTGAGGGACAGCGTCTACATCGAGCCCTATGGAATCTCTGTCAGCTTATCCAGAAGGCACGACATCAACTGCACTGCCATCTACGAGCTGGACCCTGTGGAGATAGGCAAAGCTCTGGAGATAAAGCGTAAAGTCATAGTTGACGTGGACGATGACAGCACTGTGACTTTGACCTCAGACTGCCACACGTTTATCAGAACAAGAGGATACAATGAGGCTCCGGTGCAGGATGCAGAGCGCGTCTTCCCATTGGCTTACTCCCTGGTGGTGCACAAGAATGCACCCATGGTGGAGCGGATTCTGCATGCCATCTATGCACCTCATAACATCTACTGCATTCACTATGATCAGAAGTCCTCTCCGGCGTTCATAAAGGCCCTCACCAACCTGGCTCATTGTGTTCCAAATGTGTTCATCGCCTCAAAACTGGAATTTGTGCAATATGCCCACATCAGCAGGCTTAATGCCGACCTCAACTGCCTCTCTGATCTGCTGAAGTCAGAGGTCAAGTGGAGGTATGTTATCAACCTGTGTGGCCAGGACTTTCCTCTCAAGTCCAACTATGAGCTGGTGATGGAGCTGAAGCAGCTGAACGGCAGCAACATGCTAGAGTCCAGCCGGCCCAGTGAACTCAAGAAACAGCGCTTCAGCTTCAAGCACGAGCTGAAAAATGTGCCTTACGAGTACCATCGTCTTCCTGTCAAAACCACAGTGCTCAAAGCTGTCCCTCCTCATGGTATCGAGATGTTCATCGGGAGTGCATATTTTGTCCTCTCAAAGGATTTTGTGAACTACATTAGCAGCAGCCAAGTGGCAAAGGACTTTCTGGCCTGGTCAGCTGACACATACTCTCCAGATGAACACTTCTGGGCCACCCTGGTCAGGGTCCCCGGGGTGCCAGGACACATTCCCAGATCAGAGGCTGA of the Eleginops maclovinus isolate JMC-PN-2008 ecotype Puerto Natales chromosome 12, JC_Emac_rtc_rv5, whole genome shotgun sequence genome contains:
- the gcnt4a gene encoding beta-1,3-galactosyl-O-glycosyl-glycoprotein beta-1,6-N-acetylglucosaminyltransferase 4 produces the protein MKIRCAYYTHRLRHRCFLFSLSLLAVCLLKLVYIKVTVRDSVYIEPYGISVSLSRRHDINCTAIYELDPVEIGKALEIKRKVIVDVDDDSTVTLTSDCHTFIRTRGYNEAPVQDAERVFPLAYSLVVHKNAPMVERILHAIYAPHNIYCIHYDQKSSPAFIKALTNLAHCVPNVFIASKLEFVQYAHISRLNADLNCLSDLLKSEVKWRYVINLCGQDFPLKSNYELVMELKQLNGSNMLESSRPSELKKQRFSFKHELKNVPYEYHRLPVKTTVLKAVPPHGIEMFIGSAYFVLSKDFVNYISSSQVAKDFLAWSADTYSPDEHFWATLVRVPGVPGHIPRSEADVTDLRSKTRLVKWNYLEGNLYPACTGIHMRSVCIYGAAELRWLLNFGHWFANKFDPKVDPILIKCLEEKLMEKRQNVQT